From Erwinia sp. HDF1-3R, one genomic window encodes:
- the ibaG gene encoding BolA family iron metabolism protein IbaG, whose product MENSEIQAVLMSALPLQEVHVTGEGSHFQVIAVGDLFGELSRVKKQQTVYAPLMEFIADNRIHAVSIKTYTPEEWARDRKLNGF is encoded by the coding sequence ATGGAAAATAGCGAAATCCAGGCCGTGCTGATGAGCGCGCTGCCGCTTCAGGAAGTCCACGTCACCGGCGAGGGGAGCCACTTTCAGGTTATTGCCGTCGGTGATCTGTTCGGCGAGCTCAGCCGGGTAAAAAAACAGCAGACGGTGTATGCGCCGCTAATGGAGTTTATTGCCGACAACCGTATTCATGCGGTATCCATAAAAACCTATACCCCGGAAGAGTGGGCGCGTGACCGTAAGCTAAACGGTTTTTAA
- the mlaC gene encoding phospholipid-binding protein MlaC encodes MFKRFLMVAMLVIAPGIASAATADQTNPYEQMNEAAAKTFTRLKTEQPKIKQDPNYLRQIVREELLPYVQIKYAGALVLGRYYKEATPAQREAYFKAFGDYLAQAYGQALALYHGQTYQIAPPQSYADANIIAIRVTIIDPNGRPPVRLDFQWRKNSRTGDWKAYDMIAEGVSMITTKQNEWSDTLRQKGIDGLTTLLNSAAKQPITLDKQQ; translated from the coding sequence ATGTTTAAACGTTTCCTGATGGTAGCCATGCTGGTTATTGCCCCTGGCATCGCCAGCGCAGCGACTGCTGACCAGACCAATCCCTACGAGCAAATGAATGAGGCGGCGGCAAAAACCTTTACGCGTCTCAAAACCGAGCAGCCAAAAATCAAGCAGGATCCTAACTACCTGCGTCAAATCGTGCGTGAAGAGCTTCTGCCTTACGTCCAGATCAAATATGCAGGTGCATTAGTCCTGGGCCGTTATTACAAAGAAGCCACGCCAGCGCAGCGTGAAGCCTACTTCAAGGCTTTTGGTGATTATCTGGCGCAGGCGTATGGTCAGGCGCTGGCCCTTTATCACGGACAAACCTACCAGATTGCACCACCCCAGTCTTATGCCGACGCCAATATCATCGCTATTCGCGTGACGATCATCGATCCCAACGGACGCCCGCCGGTTCGCCTTGATTTCCAGTGGCGTAAAAACAGCCGCACCGGTGACTGGAAGGCATACGACATGATTGCCGAAGGCGTGAGCATGATAACCACCAAGCAGAACGAGTGGAGCGATACGCTGCGTCAGAAAGGGATTGATGGCCTGACAACACTGCTTAATTCCGCGGCAAAACAGCCTATCACTCTGGATAAGCAGCAGTAA
- the kdsC gene encoding 3-deoxy-manno-octulosonate-8-phosphatase KdsC, translating to MSTSAGWVETCYGAVSADVMSRARAIALLICDVDGVMSDGVIYQGNNGEELKAFNVRDGYGIRCLLTSDVEVAIITGRKAKLLEDRCATLGITHLYQGQSDKLLAFRELLDKLSLTPDRVAYIGDDLIDWPVMAEVGLSVTVADAHPVLLPRADYVTRLAGGRGAVREICDLILIAQDRFDEAKGQSV from the coding sequence ATGAGTACATCCGCAGGCTGGGTTGAAACCTGTTACGGCGCGGTAAGCGCAGACGTGATGTCGCGCGCCCGGGCGATTGCATTGCTGATTTGCGACGTGGACGGCGTTATGTCCGATGGCGTCATTTATCAGGGCAATAATGGCGAGGAGCTGAAAGCGTTTAACGTACGCGATGGCTACGGTATTCGCTGCCTGCTGACCTCGGACGTGGAAGTGGCTATTATTACCGGCCGCAAAGCAAAGCTTCTGGAAGATCGCTGCGCCACGCTCGGAATTACACATCTTTACCAGGGTCAGTCTGATAAGCTTCTGGCCTTCCGGGAACTTCTGGATAAACTGTCGCTAACGCCGGATCGAGTGGCTTATATTGGCGATGACCTGATCGACTGGCCGGTAATGGCAGAAGTGGGCCTTAGCGTAACCGTCGCAGATGCTCATCCGGTACTGCTTCCGCGTGCAGATTACGTCACTCGCCTTGCGGGTGGGCGCGGAGCGGTACGAGAAATTTGCGATCTGATTTTAATCGCCCAGGACAGATTTGATGAGGCCAAAGGACAGTCTGTATGA
- the murA gene encoding UDP-N-acetylglucosamine 1-carboxyvinyltransferase, translating into MDKFRVQGPTRLSGEVTISGAKNAALPILFAALLAEEPVEIQNVPKLKDIDTTMQLLSQLGVKVERNGSVHLDASEVNIYCAPYDLVKTMRASIWALGPLVARFGQGQVSLPGGCAIGARPVDLHITGLEQLGAEIKLEEGYVKASVEGRLKGAHIVMDKVSVGATVTIMSAATLATGTTIIENAAREPEIVDTANFLNTLGAKISGAGSDRITIEGVERLGGGVYRVLPDRIETGTFLVAGAISGGKVMCRNAQPDTLDAVMSKLREAGADIEVGPDWISLDMHGQRPKAVTFRTAPHPGFPTDMQAQFSLLNLVAEGTGVITETIFENRFMHIPELIRMGAHAEIESNTLICHGVETLSGAQVMATDLRASASLVLAGCIANGTTIVDRIYHIDRGYEHIEDKLSSLGANIERISGSSE; encoded by the coding sequence ATGGATAAATTTCGTGTACAGGGTCCCACCCGTTTAAGCGGGGAAGTCACAATCTCCGGCGCTAAAAATGCGGCGCTGCCGATCCTGTTCGCCGCTCTGCTGGCTGAAGAGCCGGTGGAGATTCAGAATGTCCCGAAGCTAAAGGACATTGATACTACCATGCAGCTTCTCAGCCAGCTTGGGGTGAAGGTCGAACGTAACGGATCGGTCCATCTGGATGCCAGTGAAGTCAATATTTACTGTGCACCCTATGATCTGGTGAAAACCATGCGGGCGTCCATCTGGGCGCTTGGCCCGCTGGTGGCCCGCTTTGGCCAGGGACAGGTTTCCCTGCCCGGCGGCTGTGCCATTGGTGCCCGTCCGGTCGATCTGCACATTACGGGTCTGGAACAGCTGGGCGCTGAAATCAAACTGGAAGAGGGCTACGTTAAAGCCTCGGTAGAGGGCCGATTGAAAGGCGCGCACATCGTAATGGACAAGGTCAGCGTAGGCGCGACCGTCACCATTATGAGCGCAGCAACCCTGGCCACGGGCACGACGATTATCGAGAATGCGGCCCGCGAGCCGGAAATCGTTGATACGGCCAACTTCCTCAATACGCTGGGCGCAAAAATCAGCGGTGCGGGTAGCGATCGTATCACCATCGAGGGCGTTGAGCGCCTTGGCGGCGGCGTTTATCGCGTTCTGCCTGACCGTATTGAAACCGGGACCTTCCTGGTCGCTGGGGCGATCTCCGGCGGTAAGGTAATGTGTCGCAATGCCCAGCCTGATACGCTGGACGCCGTCATGTCTAAGCTACGTGAGGCAGGGGCCGATATTGAGGTAGGGCCAGACTGGATTAGCCTGGATATGCACGGTCAGCGGCCAAAAGCCGTGACCTTCCGCACCGCGCCGCATCCGGGCTTTCCAACCGATATGCAGGCTCAGTTCAGCTTACTCAATCTGGTTGCTGAAGGCACAGGGGTGATCACTGAAACGATTTTTGAAAACCGTTTCATGCATATCCCTGAGCTTATTCGCATGGGCGCACACGCTGAAATCGAAAGCAACACGTTGATCTGCCACGGCGTGGAAACCCTGTCCGGCGCGCAGGTCATGGCAACCGATCTCCGGGCTTCTGCGAGTCTGGTGCTGGCGGGCTGTATCGCGAACGGAACGACAATTGTCGATCGTATTTATCATATCGATCGCGGGTATGAACATATTGAAGACAAGCTTTCATCCCTGGGCGCTAACATCGAGCGCATTAGCGGCAGTAGTGAATAA
- the mlaB gene encoding lipid asymmetry maintenance protein MlaB, whose protein sequence is MRESLSWQVTARQLHLSGELERETLLALWAERESVMKQVDIIDVSALDRVDSAGLALLVHLRQIALGQGNTLHFTGITDKLHSLITLYNLQQIIVSPV, encoded by the coding sequence ATGCGTGAATCATTAAGCTGGCAAGTTACCGCACGGCAGCTGCATCTGTCCGGGGAGCTGGAGCGTGAAACGCTGCTGGCGCTCTGGGCAGAGCGGGAGTCGGTAATGAAGCAGGTTGATATCATTGATGTTTCAGCACTGGACCGCGTGGATTCTGCCGGGCTGGCGCTGCTGGTTCACCTGCGGCAGATTGCTTTGGGGCAGGGCAATACTCTGCACTTTACCGGGATCACCGATAAGCTCCATTCGCTAATCACCCTCTACAATTTGCAGCAGATCATTGTTTCACCTGTCTGA
- the mlaD gene encoding outer membrane lipid asymmetry maintenance protein MlaD: MQTKKSEIWVGAFLLLALCAALFLCLRVADLKSLGNEPTWRLYATFDNIGGLKTGSPVKIGGVVIGRVSDISLDDKTLSPRVTMDIEDKYNQLPDTSSLAIRTSGLLGEQFLALNVGFDDPDMGTTILKDGSTIQDTKSAMVLEDLIGQFLYKSGNGNDKKDASPAAPDATAQPAPAATTKP; the protein is encoded by the coding sequence ATGCAAACGAAAAAAAGCGAAATTTGGGTAGGGGCGTTCCTGCTGTTGGCGCTCTGCGCGGCACTGTTTCTGTGCCTGCGCGTGGCCGATCTGAAATCTCTTGGCAATGAGCCAACCTGGCGCCTCTATGCCACCTTCGACAATATCGGCGGCCTGAAAACCGGCTCACCGGTTAAAATCGGTGGCGTGGTCATTGGACGCGTGTCGGATATCTCACTCGACGACAAAACGCTGTCGCCCCGCGTGACCATGGACATTGAAGATAAATACAATCAGCTGCCGGATACCAGCTCGCTGGCCATCAGAACCTCTGGCCTGCTGGGGGAACAGTTCCTGGCACTGAACGTCGGCTTTGACGACCCGGATATGGGGACGACTATACTTAAGGATGGTAGTACCATTCAGGACACTAAGTCAGCCATGGTACTGGAAGATCTCATTGGCCAGTTCTTGTATAAGAGCGGCAACGGTAACGACAAGAAAGATGCATCACCGGCGGCACCGGATGCCACTGCGCAACCTGCGCCCGCCGCTACGACTAAACCTTAA
- the mlaF gene encoding phospholipid ABC transporter ATP-binding protein MlaF, whose amino-acid sequence MSQTETNLVDVRGVSFARGDRPVFDNISLTVPKGKVTAIMGPSGIGKTTLLRLIGGQLRPDSGEIWFNGENIPSLSRSRLYEARKKMSMLFQSGALFTDLTVFDNVAWPLREHTQLPPQLLHSTVMMKLEAVGLRGAAWLKPSELSGGMARRAALARAIALEPELIMFDEPFVGQDPITMGVLVKLIDELNHSLGMTCIVVSHDVPEVLSIADYAYIIAGQKVIAQGTASALHENQDARVRQFIDGIADGPVPFRFPAGDYLQDLTGSGS is encoded by the coding sequence ATGAGCCAGACGGAGACGAATTTGGTGGATGTCCGGGGCGTGAGCTTCGCCCGCGGAGATAGGCCGGTGTTCGATAACATCTCGCTTACGGTGCCCAAAGGGAAAGTTACTGCCATTATGGGTCCCTCAGGCATTGGTAAAACAACGCTGCTGCGTTTAATTGGTGGGCAACTGCGGCCCGATAGCGGAGAGATCTGGTTCAACGGTGAGAATATACCCAGCCTCTCACGCTCACGCCTTTATGAGGCGCGCAAAAAAATGAGTATGTTGTTTCAGTCGGGCGCACTCTTCACCGATTTGACCGTGTTTGATAATGTAGCCTGGCCACTGCGTGAGCATACCCAGCTTCCCCCTCAGCTACTGCACAGTACGGTGATGATGAAGCTGGAAGCCGTAGGGCTTCGCGGCGCGGCATGGCTTAAGCCTTCCGAGCTGTCAGGCGGCATGGCCAGACGCGCGGCGCTGGCGCGGGCTATTGCGCTCGAGCCTGAGCTGATTATGTTTGATGAGCCGTTTGTTGGTCAGGACCCTATTACCATGGGCGTGCTGGTAAAGCTAATCGATGAGCTTAACCATTCGCTGGGGATGACCTGTATCGTCGTTTCGCACGACGTGCCGGAAGTCCTGAGTATCGCCGACTATGCTTATATCATTGCCGGTCAAAAAGTGATTGCACAGGGAACGGCCAGCGCGCTGCATGAAAATCAGGACGCCCGCGTACGCCAGTTTATTGATGGCATCGCAGATGGTCCGGTGCCGTTTCGCTTCCCGGCAGGGGATTACCTGCAAGATTTAACCGGCTCAGGGAGTTAA
- the mlaE gene encoding lipid asymmetry maintenance ABC transporter permease subunit MlaE translates to MLLRALASTGRKGINTCASFGRAGLMLFHALVGIPRFRKHAPLLVKQLYSIGVLSLLIIVVSGLFIGMVLGLQGYLVLNTYGAESSLGMLVSLSLLRELGPVVTALLFAGRAGSALTAEIGLMKATEQLSSMEMMAVDPLRRIISPRFWAGFISMPLLTLIFVAVGIMGGAIVGVSWKGIDSGFFWSAMHNAVDVRTDIVNCVIKSAVFAFTVTWIALFNGYDAIPTSEGISRATTRTVVHASLAVLGLDFVLTALMFGN, encoded by the coding sequence ATGTTACTACGTGCACTGGCGTCAACAGGACGAAAGGGGATCAATACCTGCGCTTCGTTTGGTCGCGCCGGACTGATGCTCTTCCATGCGCTGGTGGGGATCCCCCGCTTTCGCAAACATGCCCCGCTGTTAGTCAAACAGCTTTACAGCATTGGCGTACTTTCACTGCTTATCATTGTGGTGTCAGGACTGTTTATCGGCATGGTTCTGGGCCTTCAGGGTTATCTGGTACTGAATACCTACGGCGCCGAAAGCAGCCTGGGCATGCTGGTGTCGCTTTCTCTGCTGCGTGAACTGGGGCCGGTGGTCACCGCGCTGCTGTTCGCGGGTCGGGCAGGCTCCGCGCTGACGGCTGAAATTGGCCTGATGAAAGCGACGGAGCAGCTATCCAGTATGGAAATGATGGCCGTCGATCCGCTACGCAGAATCATCTCTCCTCGTTTCTGGGCAGGCTTTATCAGCATGCCACTGCTGACCCTGATATTTGTGGCGGTCGGCATCATGGGCGGTGCCATTGTGGGCGTGAGCTGGAAGGGGATTGATAGCGGGTTTTTCTGGTCAGCGATGCATAACGCCGTTGATGTGCGCACTGACATTGTCAACTGCGTCATTAAAAGCGCCGTGTTTGCCTTTACGGTGACGTGGATTGCGCTGTTCAACGGTTACGACGCGATCCCGACCTCAGAAGGGATCAGTCGGGCAACGACGCGTACTGTGGTACATGCCTCACTGGCAGTACTCGGTTTGGATTTTGTGCTTACGGCACTGATGTTTGGGAACTGA
- the kdsD gene encoding arabinose-5-phosphate isomerase KdsD has protein sequence MAPRTLDPGFDFQQAGRDVLNIERQGLEQLDQYINEDFTEACKRIYSCRGKVVIMGMGKSGHIGKKMAATFASTGTPAFFVHPAEASHGDLGMVSAGDAVIAISNSGESSEILALIPVLKRLHVSLICITSRPESAMGRAADIHLCVKVPKEACPLGLAPTSSTTATLVMGDALAVALLKARGFTAEDFALSHPGGTLGRKLLLTVNDIMHAGDEIPHVSRDASLRDALLEITRKNMGMTVICNDLMKIEGIFTDGDLRRVFDMGIDIQHASIASVMTSGGIRVRPNTLAVEALNLMQSRNITVVMVADGDHLLGVVHMHDMLRAGVV, from the coding sequence ATGGCACCTCGAACGCTCGATCCGGGCTTTGATTTTCAACAGGCAGGCAGGGATGTTCTGAACATTGAACGTCAGGGACTGGAACAGCTTGATCAGTACATTAACGAAGACTTTACCGAAGCCTGCAAGCGGATCTACAGCTGCCGGGGTAAAGTGGTGATAATGGGCATGGGTAAGTCGGGGCACATTGGTAAAAAGATGGCCGCGACCTTCGCCAGTACCGGAACGCCGGCCTTTTTTGTTCATCCGGCCGAAGCCAGCCATGGCGATCTCGGCATGGTCAGTGCAGGTGACGCCGTCATTGCCATCTCCAACTCGGGCGAATCCTCCGAGATTCTTGCACTGATCCCGGTCCTGAAACGTCTGCACGTTTCACTTATCTGTATCACCAGCCGACCGGAGAGCGCGATGGGCCGTGCTGCCGATATCCATCTCTGTGTTAAAGTACCTAAGGAAGCCTGTCCGCTGGGCCTGGCGCCGACCAGCAGCACCACGGCGACGCTGGTGATGGGAGACGCCCTGGCCGTCGCCCTGCTAAAAGCGCGCGGCTTCACCGCTGAAGATTTTGCGCTCTCCCACCCTGGCGGCACCCTGGGGCGTAAGCTGCTGTTAACCGTTAATGATATTATGCACGCGGGGGATGAGATCCCTCACGTCAGCCGCGACGCCTCCCTGCGCGATGCGCTGCTGGAGATAACGCGCAAAAATATGGGTATGACGGTCATCTGTAACGATCTGATGAAGATTGAGGGCATCTTTACCGATGGTGACCTGCGGCGGGTCTTTGATATGGGCATTGATATCCAACACGCCAGCATTGCCAGCGTAATGACCTCAGGCGGCATTCGGGTTCGCCCCAATACGCTGGCCGTGGAGGCGCTTAACCTGATGCAGAGCCGTAATATTACCGTAGTGATGGTCGCCGATGGCGATCATTTGCTCGGGGTGGTCCATATGCACGACATGCTGCGTGCCGGCGTTGTCTGA
- the rplU gene encoding 50S ribosomal protein L21 has translation MYAVFQSGGKQHRVSEGQTVRLEKLDIATGETIEFDQVLMIANGEDVTIGAPLVSGGMIKAEIVAHGRGEKIKIVKFRRRKHYRKQQGHRQWFTDVKITGISA, from the coding sequence ATGTACGCGGTTTTCCAAAGTGGTGGTAAACAACACCGAGTAAGCGAAGGTCAGACCGTTCGCCTGGAAAAGCTGGACATCGCAACCGGCGAAACAATTGAGTTCGACCAGGTTCTGATGATCGCTAATGGCGAAGACGTGACTATCGGTGCGCCGTTAGTTTCAGGTGGCATGATCAAAGCAGAAATCGTTGCTCACGGTCGTGGCGAGAAAATTAAGATTGTTAAATTTCGCCGTCGTAAGCACTACCGTAAGCAGCAGGGTCACCGTCAGTGGTTTACTGATGTGAAGATCACTGGCATCAGCGCCTAA
- the lptC gene encoding LPS export ABC transporter periplasmic protein LptC gives MSKTRRWITLLLALVAIVLIGWNMADNDKGNAPAAANGLEPTYTSETSNTVVYNPMGALSYKLVSDKVTYFSQDGVSWFDNPLMTTYDENKIPTWSVRADKAKLTNDRMLYLYGHVEVNSLTKDAQLQRIKTDNAVVNLVTQDVTSEDQVTLYGSSFNSSGMKMRGNLRNKTAELIEKVKTSYEIQNEKQP, from the coding sequence ATGAGTAAAACAAGGCGTTGGATTACGCTACTGCTGGCCCTGGTGGCTATCGTACTGATCGGCTGGAATATGGCCGATAACGATAAGGGCAATGCCCCGGCGGCGGCAAACGGGCTGGAGCCGACCTATACCAGTGAGACCTCAAATACGGTGGTGTATAACCCCATGGGGGCGCTGAGCTATAAGCTGGTTTCCGATAAGGTGACTTACTTTTCGCAGGATGGCGTGAGCTGGTTTGATAATCCGCTTATGACGACCTATGACGAAAACAAAATCCCGACCTGGTCCGTCAGAGCGGATAAAGCCAAACTGACAAATGACCGGATGCTGTACCTGTATGGTCACGTTGAGGTTAACAGCCTGACGAAAGATGCTCAACTCCAGCGCATCAAGACCGATAATGCCGTGGTCAACCTCGTAACGCAGGATGTTACGTCAGAGGATCAGGTAACGCTTTATGGCAGTAGCTTTAACTCTTCGGGCATGAAGATGCGTGGGAATTTACGGAATAAAACTGCCGAGTTGATTGAAAAGGTCAAAACCTCCTATGAAATTCAAAATGAAAAACAACCTTAA
- a CDS encoding helix-turn-helix transcriptional regulator yields the protein MLKDKKDWHNADIIAGLRKRGTTLARLSREAGLSSSTLANALFRPWPKGEWLIADALEIHPGEIWPSRYYDPVSQSLIDRKKRLRN from the coding sequence ATGCTTAAAGATAAGAAAGACTGGCACAATGCAGACATCATTGCAGGCTTGCGGAAAAGGGGGACTACACTGGCAAGACTCTCGCGTGAGGCAGGATTGAGCTCATCAACGCTTGCGAATGCACTGTTTCGGCCCTGGCCTAAGGGAGAATGGCTGATAGCGGATGCGCTGGAAATACATCCCGGTGAAATCTGGCCAAGCCGGTATTATGATCCCGTTAGCCAAAGTCTCATCGATCGTAAAAAACGTCTAAGAAATTAA
- the ispB gene encoding octaprenyl diphosphate synthase encodes MNLEQINELTAQDMADVNAIILEQLNSEVSLINQLGYYIISGGGKRIRPMIAVLSARALNYTGKQHVTVAALIEFIHTATLLHDDVVDESDMRRGKATANAAFGNAASVLVGDFIYTRAFQMMTSLGSLRVLALMSEAVNVIAEGEVLQLMNCNDPDITEESYMRVIYSKTARLFEAASQSSAILADATPAQEKALQDYGRFIGTAFQLIDDLLDYSADGQTLGKNVGDDLSEGKPTLPLLHAMRNGTPEQAAMIREAIEQGNGRHLLEPVLETMRQCGSLEWTRQAAEQEADKAIASLEALPESPWRSALEALAHMSVQREF; translated from the coding sequence ATGAACTTAGAACAGATAAACGAACTCACCGCGCAGGACATGGCGGACGTCAATGCAATCATACTTGAGCAGTTGAACTCTGAGGTCTCCCTCATTAATCAGCTGGGTTATTACATCATTAGCGGTGGCGGTAAGCGCATCAGGCCGATGATCGCCGTTCTGTCCGCCCGCGCCCTGAATTATACGGGTAAACAGCATGTTACGGTCGCTGCCCTGATTGAATTCATTCATACGGCCACGCTGTTACATGATGATGTGGTCGATGAGTCGGATATGCGCCGGGGCAAAGCGACGGCTAATGCCGCCTTTGGTAATGCGGCCAGCGTGCTGGTAGGGGACTTTATCTACACCCGCGCCTTCCAGATGATGACCAGCCTCGGCTCTCTGCGGGTTCTGGCGCTCATGTCAGAAGCCGTAAACGTGATCGCCGAGGGTGAAGTGTTACAGTTGATGAACTGTAATGACCCCGATATCACGGAAGAGAGCTATATGCGGGTGATTTACAGCAAAACCGCCCGTCTTTTTGAAGCGGCATCCCAATCCTCTGCAATTCTGGCCGATGCGACCCCTGCTCAGGAAAAGGCGCTACAGGATTATGGACGGTTTATCGGAACCGCTTTTCAGCTGATAGACGATCTGCTTGATTACAGTGCTGACGGGCAGACGCTGGGCAAAAACGTGGGAGATGACCTTAGCGAAGGGAAACCTACACTGCCTCTGCTGCACGCCATGCGTAATGGCACACCTGAGCAGGCCGCGATGATTCGTGAGGCTATTGAGCAGGGTAACGGTCGGCATTTACTGGAACCCGTATTGGAAACCATGCGCCAGTGTGGTTCGCTCGAGTGGACCCGGCAGGCGGCTGAACAGGAAGCCGATAAGGCCATAGCGTCTCTTGAAGCATTGCCTGAGTCTCCGTGGCGTAGCGCGCTTGAAGCCCTGGCCCATATGTCAGTTCAGCGCGAGTTTTAG
- the rpmA gene encoding 50S ribosomal protein L27: MAHKKAGGSTRNGRDSNAKRLGVKRFGGEAVLAGSIIVRQRGTKFHAGVNVGCGRDHTLFATADGKVKFEVKGPNNRKYISIVAE; encoded by the coding sequence ATGGCACACAAAAAGGCTGGCGGCTCCACTCGAAATGGCCGCGATTCCAACGCAAAACGTCTGGGCGTTAAGCGCTTCGGCGGCGAAGCGGTTCTGGCAGGTAGCATCATCGTTCGTCAGCGTGGCACCAAGTTCCATGCGGGCGTTAACGTAGGCTGCGGCCGTGACCACACTCTGTTTGCAACTGCAGACGGCAAGGTCAAATTCGAAGTTAAAGGCCCGAACAACCGTAAGTACATCAGCATCGTTGCTGAGTAA
- the lptA gene encoding lipopolysaccharide ABC transporter substrate-binding protein LptA: MKFKMKNNLKLITLSLLLAASLPAFALTGDSNQPVNVSSENQSLDMQSNVTTFTGNVVVTQGTIKITADKVVVTRPGGDSKKTIVDAWGNPATFYQMQDNGKPVKGHAQKMHYELAKDFVELTDNAYLEQLDSNIKGDRITYLVKEQKMQAYGSTGKRVTTVLVPSQLQDKGTPSTGQKKSN; the protein is encoded by the coding sequence ATGAAATTCAAAATGAAAAACAACCTTAAGCTCATCACGCTCAGCTTGCTGCTGGCCGCAAGCCTGCCGGCGTTTGCCCTGACGGGTGACTCCAATCAGCCGGTTAACGTCTCTTCCGAAAACCAGTCGCTGGATATGCAAAGTAACGTCACCACCTTTACCGGGAATGTGGTGGTCACTCAGGGGACCATTAAAATTACCGCGGACAAGGTTGTGGTGACCCGTCCCGGCGGCGACAGTAAAAAAACCATCGTCGATGCCTGGGGCAACCCGGCAACCTTCTACCAGATGCAGGATAACGGCAAACCGGTGAAGGGCCACGCGCAGAAAATGCATTACGAGCTGGCGAAAGACTTCGTTGAGCTGACCGACAACGCCTATCTTGAGCAGCTTGATAGTAATATCAAAGGCGACCGCATCACTTATCTGGTTAAAGAACAGAAAATGCAGGCCTACGGCAGCACCGGTAAACGCGTGACCACCGTACTGGTACCGTCACAGCTTCAGGATAAAGGCACTCCGTCAACCGGACAGAAAAAGAGTAATTAA
- a CDS encoding calcium/sodium antiporter produces the protein MLVATALLFIGLVLLVYGADRLVFSAAILCRALGVPPLIIGMTVVGIGTSLPELIVAFSASTHGQMDIAVGTAMGSNITNILLILGGAALIHPLTVHSRLVRRELPLMLLVTLLCGVLLCDNALSRGDGLLLLALAAAWLLFIIKIARRAERDNSDSLTREQIAELPRDDAGNTVAFLWLAVALIILPMSTSMVIDNATVIANYFGISELVIGLTIISVGTSLPELATVLAGALKGEDDIAIGNLIGSNIYNIAIVLGVPALIHPGAVDTQAFARDYWVMLGVSALFTLLCLQRSRCIGRVAGSLLLCGFVAWVAVLYWQPGATFW, from the coding sequence ATGCTCGTAGCTACCGCACTATTATTTATCGGTTTAGTCCTGCTGGTATATGGTGCAGATCGTCTGGTTTTTAGCGCCGCGATTCTCTGTCGTGCATTGGGTGTTCCCCCTCTGATTATCGGGATGACCGTGGTAGGGATAGGCACTTCCCTTCCCGAGCTGATTGTAGCTTTCTCCGCCTCTACGCACGGTCAGATGGATATTGCCGTCGGCACCGCGATGGGCTCAAACATTACGAATATCCTGCTGATTCTGGGCGGCGCGGCGCTGATTCACCCGCTCACCGTTCACTCAAGGCTGGTGCGCCGCGAGCTTCCCCTGATGCTGTTAGTCACGCTTTTATGCGGCGTGCTGCTGTGCGATAACGCGCTGAGCCGGGGCGACGGGCTGCTGCTGCTGGCGCTGGCCGCCGCCTGGCTGCTGTTTATTATCAAAATTGCCCGCCGCGCCGAACGCGACAACAGTGACTCCCTCACGCGCGAGCAAATCGCCGAGCTGCCGCGCGACGACGCGGGCAACACGGTGGCGTTTCTCTGGCTGGCGGTTGCGTTAATTATCCTGCCTATGTCGACCAGCATGGTGATTGATAATGCGACCGTAATCGCGAACTACTTCGGCATCAGCGAACTGGTTATCGGCCTGACGATAATTTCTGTCGGCACCAGCCTCCCTGAGCTGGCGACGGTGCTTGCCGGTGCGCTGAAAGGCGAAGATGACATTGCGATAGGCAATCTGATCGGATCGAATATCTACAATATTGCCATCGTTCTGGGCGTGCCCGCGCTGATCCACCCTGGAGCAGTTGATACCCAGGCTTTTGCGCGGGATTATTGGGTTATGCTGGGCGTCAGCGCCCTTTTTACACTTTTGTGTCTACAGCGCAGCCGCTGCATTGGAAGAGTCGCAGGTTCGCTGCTGCTCTGCGGCTTTGTTGCCTGGGTCGCCGTGCTTTACTGGCAGCCTGGCGCTACCTTCTGGTAA